The proteins below come from a single Mya arenaria isolate MELC-2E11 chromosome 8, ASM2691426v1 genomic window:
- the LOC128242967 gene encoding uncharacterized protein LOC128242967 gives MASLIVAGVVAAVTEGATAVAGTVATTEAIAGTAAADGATSELAIAGSAATAAASVAAETTTVAAGSAAAALIDIGAAAETCTLATSGGLDIAGLSSTSSIAALGEVGGTALTGVSSMTPTIAEVAAMQAGLANVNALIAAEDAAYFGGVTAAGASVGGGTTTAAAS, from the coding sequence atgGCATCATTAATAGTAGCTGGTGTTGTTGCGGCAGTAACTGAAGGAGCCACCGCAGTTGCAGGAACAGTAGCCACAACTGAAGCAATAGCTGGAACAGCAGCTGCTGATGGTGCTACATCTGAATTGGCAATAGCTGGAAGTGCTGCTACAGCTGCAGCCAGTGTAGCTGCTGAAACAACAACTGTAGCAGCTGGAAGTGCTGCAGCAGCATTAATAGATATTGGTGCAGCTGCTGAAACATGTACTCTAGCAACATCAGGAGGTTTAGATATTGCAGGATTATCATCTACTAGTTCAATAGCAGCTCTTGGTGAAGTAGGCGGAACAGCATTAACAGGCGTATCAAGTATGACACCAACAATAGCAGAAGTAGCTGCAATGCAGGCAGGACTAGCCAATGTCAATGCATTAATAGCGGCTGAAGATGCAGCATATTTCGGAGGTGTTACTGCTGCTGGAGCATCAGTTGGTGGTGgtacaacaacagcagcagcatcatAA